In Mustela lutreola isolate mMusLut2 chromosome 1, mMusLut2.pri, whole genome shotgun sequence, one genomic interval encodes:
- the POLD4 gene encoding DNA polymerase delta subunit 4 isoform X2, whose translation MGRKRLITDSYQVVKRREGPVGHSKGELAPELGEEPQPPSVDEAELELLRQFDLAWQYGPCTGITRLQRWHRAEQMGLEPPPEVRQVLQTHPGDPRFQFRVAFQRRPERSTGTGPAPTGALWTEE comes from the exons ATGGGCCGGAAGCGGCTCATCACTGACTCCTACCAAGTAGTGAAGAGGAGGGAGGGCCCCGTTGGGCACAGCAAGGGGGAGCTGGCACCAGAGCTAG GGGAAGAGCCCCAGCCCCCGAGCGTGGATGAAGCAGAGCTGGAGCTGCTGAGGCAGTTCGATCTCGCCTGGCAGTACGGGCCCTGCACAG GGATCACACGGCTGCAGCGCTGGCATCGGGCAGAGCAGATGGGCTTGGAGCCGCCCCCAGAAGTGCGTCAGGTGCTACAGACCCACCCTGGAGATCCCCGCTTCCAGTTCAG GGTGGCATTTCAGCGGAGACCTGAACGAAGCACAGGAACGGGCCCTGCACCTACGGGGGCGCTCTGGACAGAAGAATAG
- the CLCF1 gene encoding cardiotrophin-like cytokine factor 1 isoform X2, translating into MDLRAGDSWGLLACLCTVLWHLPAVPALNRTGDPGPGPSIQKTYDLTRYLEHQLRSLAGTYLNYLGPPFNEPDFNPPRLGAETLPRATVNLDVWRSLNDKLRLTQNYEAYSHLLCYLRGLNRQAATAELRRSLAHFCTSLQGLLGSIAGVMAALGYPLPQPLPGTEPTWAPGPAHSDFLQKMDDFWLLKELQTWLWRSAKDFNRLKKKMQPPAAAVTLHLEAHGF; encoded by the exons atgGACCTCCGAGCAG GGGACTCGTGGGGGCTGCTAGCCTGCCTGTGCACTGTGCTCTGGCACCTCCCCGCAGTGCCAGCCCTCAACCGCACAGGGGACCCGGGGCCTGGTCCCTCCATCCAGAAAACCTATGACCTCACCCGCTACCTGGAGCACCAACTCCGCAGCTTGGCTGGGACCTAC CTGAACTACCTGGGCCCCCCTTTCAACGAGCCTGACTTCAACCCGCCTCGCCTGGGGGCAGAGACCCTGCCCAGGGCCACTGTCAACCTGGACGTGTGGCGGAGCCTCAACGACAAACTGCGGCTGACCCAGAACTATGAGGCCTACAGCCACCTGCTGTGCTACCTGCGAGGCCTCAACCGCCAGGCCGCCACGGCCGAGCTACGCCGCAGCCTGGCCCACTTCTGCACCAGCCTCCAGGGCCTGCTGGGCAGCATCGCGGGCGTCATGGCGGCCCTGGGCTACCCACTGCCCCAGCCTCTGCCGGGCACTGAGCCCACCtgggcccctggccctgcccacaGCGACTTCCTCCAGAAGATGGACGACTTCTGGCTGCTAAAGGAGCTGCAGACCTGGCTGTGGCGTTCAGCCAAGGACTTCAACCGGCTCAAGAAGAAGATGCAGCCTCCTGCGGCGGCGGTCACCCTGCACCTGGAGGCCCACGGCTTCTGA
- the CLCF1 gene encoding cardiotrophin-like cytokine factor 1 isoform X1 — MLPAAGEPAAGDSWGLLACLCTVLWHLPAVPALNRTGDPGPGPSIQKTYDLTRYLEHQLRSLAGTYLNYLGPPFNEPDFNPPRLGAETLPRATVNLDVWRSLNDKLRLTQNYEAYSHLLCYLRGLNRQAATAELRRSLAHFCTSLQGLLGSIAGVMAALGYPLPQPLPGTEPTWAPGPAHSDFLQKMDDFWLLKELQTWLWRSAKDFNRLKKKMQPPAAAVTLHLEAHGF; from the exons ATGCTGCCCGCGGCCGGGGAGCCGGCGGCAG GGGACTCGTGGGGGCTGCTAGCCTGCCTGTGCACTGTGCTCTGGCACCTCCCCGCAGTGCCAGCCCTCAACCGCACAGGGGACCCGGGGCCTGGTCCCTCCATCCAGAAAACCTATGACCTCACCCGCTACCTGGAGCACCAACTCCGCAGCTTGGCTGGGACCTAC CTGAACTACCTGGGCCCCCCTTTCAACGAGCCTGACTTCAACCCGCCTCGCCTGGGGGCAGAGACCCTGCCCAGGGCCACTGTCAACCTGGACGTGTGGCGGAGCCTCAACGACAAACTGCGGCTGACCCAGAACTATGAGGCCTACAGCCACCTGCTGTGCTACCTGCGAGGCCTCAACCGCCAGGCCGCCACGGCCGAGCTACGCCGCAGCCTGGCCCACTTCTGCACCAGCCTCCAGGGCCTGCTGGGCAGCATCGCGGGCGTCATGGCGGCCCTGGGCTACCCACTGCCCCAGCCTCTGCCGGGCACTGAGCCCACCtgggcccctggccctgcccacaGCGACTTCCTCCAGAAGATGGACGACTTCTGGCTGCTAAAGGAGCTGCAGACCTGGCTGTGGCGTTCAGCCAAGGACTTCAACCGGCTCAAGAAGAAGATGCAGCCTCCTGCGGCGGCGGTCACCCTGCACCTGGAGGCCCACGGCTTCTGA
- the POLD4 gene encoding DNA polymerase delta subunit 4 isoform X1 codes for MGRKRLITDSYQVVKRREGPVGHSKGELAPELGEEPQPPSVDEAELELLRQFDLAWQYGPCTGITRLQRWHRAEQMGLEPPPEVRQVLQTHPGDPRFQFSLWHLYPL; via the exons ATGGGCCGGAAGCGGCTCATCACTGACTCCTACCAAGTAGTGAAGAGGAGGGAGGGCCCCGTTGGGCACAGCAAGGGGGAGCTGGCACCAGAGCTAG GGGAAGAGCCCCAGCCCCCGAGCGTGGATGAAGCAGAGCTGGAGCTGCTGAGGCAGTTCGATCTCGCCTGGCAGTACGGGCCCTGCACAG GGATCACACGGCTGCAGCGCTGGCATCGGGCAGAGCAGATGGGCTTGGAGCCGCCCCCAGAAGTGCGTCAGGTGCTACAGACCCACCCTGGAGATCCCCGCTTCCAGTTCAG CCTCTGGCATCTCTATCCCCTTTGA